In Janthinobacterium rivuli, a single genomic region encodes these proteins:
- a CDS encoding M1 family metallopeptidase: protein MQTLTFLRALGCALLCQVTLAAHADPLSYARYDQVRTRDLQLDLKADFKQKTLSGYAELSLNWIDPAARTLVLDTRDLSIAKVQVQDKRGAWQMAPYQLDKADPEKGQALRITTTGQPGKVRVYYHTAPNAIALQWLTPQQTMSGKLPFMFSQSQSINARSWVPSQDTPAVRFTYSARIDAPAGMRVVMSAENDEKATGKGGWKFRMPQPIPSYLLAIAIGELEVRKLGPRSAVYAEPPRIKAAEYELADTEKMIQAAEALYGPYGWGRYDMIVLPPSFPYGGMENPRLTFLTPTMIAGDRSLVDLIAHELAHSWSGNLVTNASWKHMWLNEGFTTYVTTRIVEQLYGSEVAQMGVQVDQEELAASIRELPAAKTALITRDADANPAETYTDDGIIYPKGAWFLATMERRAGRAVFDPFLRGWFDQHAFQSVTTEQFIAYLRKNLLAQHPAVMPEAELDEWLYGTGVPASAQRAVSPRLALLDQHRDAWLKGTLPTKDLGMDKWIAIESMHFLNDINNKASAAQLRELDQAYGVGKSGNNEVAYRFYLAAVNAGYDVQQPLQAFLMSVGRQKFVVPLYSALMKTPQGHAWAKDVYAKARERYHPVTQESVDKLMAAQAH, encoded by the coding sequence ATGCAAACTTTGACCTTCCTGCGCGCGCTGGGCTGTGCGCTACTTTGCCAGGTAACCCTGGCCGCGCACGCCGACCCCCTCAGCTACGCGCGCTACGACCAGGTGCGCACGCGCGACCTGCAGCTGGACCTGAAAGCGGACTTCAAGCAAAAGACCCTGTCCGGCTATGCCGAGCTGTCCTTGAACTGGATCGATCCTGCGGCGCGCACCCTGGTGCTCGACACGCGCGATTTGTCGATCGCAAAAGTGCAGGTACAGGACAAGCGCGGCGCATGGCAGATGGCGCCGTACCAGCTGGACAAGGCCGACCCGGAAAAGGGCCAGGCGCTGCGCATCACCACCACGGGCCAGCCGGGCAAAGTACGCGTCTACTATCACACGGCGCCGAACGCCATCGCGCTGCAGTGGCTCACGCCGCAGCAAACCATGTCGGGCAAGCTGCCTTTCATGTTCAGCCAGTCGCAAAGCATCAATGCCCGCTCGTGGGTGCCGTCGCAAGATACGCCGGCCGTGCGCTTTACGTATAGCGCGCGCATCGATGCGCCAGCGGGCATGCGCGTCGTGATGAGCGCCGAAAATGACGAAAAGGCGACGGGCAAGGGCGGCTGGAAATTCAGGATGCCGCAGCCGATTCCATCGTACTTGCTGGCCATCGCCATAGGCGAACTGGAAGTGCGCAAACTCGGTCCCCGCTCCGCCGTGTATGCGGAACCGCCGCGCATCAAGGCGGCCGAATACGAGCTGGCCGACACGGAAAAGATGATCCAGGCCGCCGAAGCGCTGTATGGTCCGTATGGATGGGGACGCTACGACATGATCGTGCTGCCGCCATCGTTCCCCTACGGCGGCATGGAAAACCCGCGCCTGACCTTCCTCACGCCGACCATGATCGCGGGCGACCGCAGCCTGGTCGACCTGATCGCGCATGAACTGGCCCACTCGTGGTCGGGCAACCTGGTCACCAACGCGTCGTGGAAGCACATGTGGCTCAACGAAGGCTTCACCACCTACGTCACCACGCGTATCGTCGAGCAGCTGTATGGCAGCGAAGTGGCGCAGATGGGCGTGCAGGTCGACCAGGAAGAACTGGCCGCCTCGATCCGCGAATTGCCGGCGGCGAAAACGGCATTGATCACGCGCGATGCGGACGCCAACCCGGCCGAAACGTACACGGATGACGGCATCATCTACCCGAAAGGCGCCTGGTTCCTGGCCACCATGGAGCGTCGCGCCGGCCGCGCCGTGTTCGACCCTTTCCTGCGCGGCTGGTTCGACCAGCACGCGTTCCAGAGCGTGACGACGGAGCAGTTCATCGCCTACCTGCGCAAGAACCTGCTGGCGCAGCATCCGGCCGTGATGCCGGAAGCGGAACTCGATGAATGGCTGTATGGCACGGGCGTGCCGGCCAGCGCGCAGCGCGCCGTCTCGCCACGCCTGGCGCTGCTCGACCAGCACCGCGACGCCTGGTTGAAAGGCACATTGCCGACGAAAGACCTGGGCATGGACAAGTGGATCGCCATCGAATCGATGCACTTCCTGAACGACATCAACAACAAGGCCAGCGCGGCGCAATTGCGTGAACTGGACCAAGCCTACGGCGTGGGCAAGAGCGGCAACAATGAAGTCGCGTACCGCTTCTACCTGGCCGCCGTGAACGCCGGCTACGACGTGCAGCAGCCCTTGCAGGCATTCCTGATGAGCGTCGGCCGCCAGAAGTTCGTCGTGCCCCTGTACAGCGCCTTGATGAAGACGCCGCAGGGCCATGCCTGGGCCAAGGACGTGTATGCGAAGGCGCGTGAACGCTACCACCCGGTGACGCAGGAAAGCGTCGATAAATTGATGGCCGCGCAAGCGCATTGA
- a CDS encoding M1 family aminopeptidase — translation MPVLVRLLALCLTLFAPLSGLCAAAPFDDKFRQLEELLPTPNNYRTASGAPGHAYWQQRADYVIRATLDEERRAITASEQITYHNRSPDSLAYLWLQLDQNGLRQDADQRRVLSAPSRQAWLSGSEDEALKFEDLRALHAGREFDGGFKLTAVKAASGKPLPHVVNQTMLRIDLPAALAPGQSITFNIDWSYQINDQKVLVERSGYEYFEDDKNTIFQIAQWFPRMAAYYDAVGWQHKQFLGSGEFTLEFGDYELYLTVPGDHVVAATGELQNPASVLSAAQRERLARAKNSNTPLLVITPQEALAAEKGRAAGMKTWHFKAANVRDVAWASSRKFIWDAQGLDSGGKRVMAMSYYPNEGNPLWQQYSTRAVVHAIEQYNKYSFDYPYPNAISVNGAVGGMEYPMIAFNGGRPVKDKKTGELTYSKTAKYDLIGVIIHEVGHNYFPMIVNSDERQWTWMDEGLNSFLQYLAEQAWEEHFPSWNGEPRKIVDYMRSQNQVPIMTNSESLLQFTANAYDKPATALNILRETILGRELFDFAFKQYALRWKFKRPTPADFFRTMEDASGTDLDWFWRGWFYTTDAVDISIDGISEYGVSTKNPEVEKAWKKAQKAAQPISISDQRNKTLPKKVDADPALKDFYNRHDEFTVTNKDRNSYAEEQETLEPWERKLLEQRNMGKHLYLVDFSNIGGLVMPLILEIELKSGKKIIERVPAEVWRYAPHKISKVIVTDEPMVGLVQDPYWETADIDTSNNAWPRKITPSRLELFKQDRDKNNLMKDFNTPLKAPDAKAEAKPEAK, via the coding sequence ATGCCGGTCCTTGTCCGCTTGCTTGCCTTGTGTTTGACCCTGTTTGCTCCCTTGTCCGGCCTGTGCGCCGCGGCGCCCTTCGACGACAAGTTCCGCCAGCTGGAAGAACTGCTGCCCACGCCGAACAACTACCGCACGGCGTCCGGCGCGCCGGGCCACGCCTACTGGCAGCAGCGCGCCGATTACGTGATTCGCGCCACGCTCGATGAGGAACGCCGCGCCATCACGGCCAGCGAACAGATCACCTACCACAACCGCTCGCCCGACAGCCTCGCGTATCTGTGGCTGCAGCTGGACCAGAATGGCTTGCGCCAGGATGCCGACCAGCGCCGCGTATTGAGCGCCCCATCGCGCCAGGCCTGGCTCAGTGGCAGCGAGGACGAAGCGCTGAAGTTCGAGGACTTGCGCGCCCTCCATGCGGGCCGAGAATTTGACGGCGGCTTCAAGCTCACCGCCGTGAAGGCGGCCAGCGGCAAGCCGCTGCCGCATGTCGTCAACCAGACCATGCTGCGCATCGATTTGCCGGCGGCGCTGGCGCCCGGCCAGAGCATCACGTTCAATATCGACTGGTCGTATCAGATCAATGACCAGAAGGTGCTGGTCGAGCGCTCTGGCTACGAATATTTTGAAGACGACAAGAACACGATCTTCCAGATCGCGCAGTGGTTCCCGCGCATGGCCGCCTACTACGACGCCGTCGGCTGGCAGCACAAGCAGTTCCTCGGCTCCGGTGAATTCACCCTGGAGTTTGGCGACTACGAGCTGTATCTGACGGTGCCGGGCGATCACGTGGTGGCTGCCACGGGAGAGCTGCAAAATCCTGCTAGCGTGCTGAGCGCGGCGCAGCGCGAGCGCCTGGCGCGGGCGAAAAACAGCAACACGCCGCTGCTGGTGATCACGCCGCAGGAAGCGCTGGCGGCGGAGAAGGGCCGCGCGGCGGGCATGAAAACCTGGCACTTCAAGGCGGCCAATGTGCGCGACGTGGCGTGGGCGTCGAGCCGCAAGTTCATCTGGGATGCGCAGGGCCTGGACAGCGGCGGCAAGCGCGTGATGGCCATGTCGTATTACCCGAACGAGGGCAACCCGCTGTGGCAGCAGTACAGCACGCGCGCCGTCGTGCACGCGATCGAGCAGTACAACAAGTACAGTTTCGACTATCCGTATCCAAACGCGATCTCCGTCAACGGCGCCGTGGGCGGCATGGAGTATCCGATGATTGCGTTCAATGGCGGGCGCCCCGTGAAGGACAAGAAGACGGGGGAGCTCACGTACTCGAAGACGGCCAAATATGACCTGATCGGCGTGATCATCCACGAAGTGGGCCACAATTATTTCCCCATGATCGTCAACTCGGACGAGCGCCAGTGGACGTGGATGGACGAGGGCCTCAACTCCTTCCTGCAGTACCTGGCCGAGCAGGCGTGGGAAGAGCATTTCCCGTCGTGGAATGGCGAGCCGCGCAAGATCGTCGACTACATGCGCAGCCAGAACCAGGTGCCCATCATGACCAATTCCGAGTCCCTGCTGCAGTTTACGGCGAACGCCTACGACAAGCCGGCCACGGCGCTCAACATCCTGCGCGAGACCATCCTCGGGCGCGAACTATTCGACTTCGCCTTCAAGCAGTATGCCTTGCGCTGGAAGTTCAAGCGCCCGACGCCGGCCGACTTTTTCCGCACCATGGAAGACGCTTCCGGTACGGACCTGGACTGGTTCTGGCGCGGCTGGTTCTATACCACCGACGCGGTCGACATCAGCATCGACGGCATCAGCGAATATGGCGTGAGCACGAAGAACCCGGAAGTCGAGAAGGCGTGGAAGAAGGCGCAGAAGGCCGCGCAGCCGATCTCGATTTCGGACCAGCGCAACAAGACGCTGCCGAAGAAGGTCGATGCCGATCCCGCGCTGAAGGATTTTTATAACCGGCACGATGAATTCACGGTCACCAACAAGGACCGCAACAGCTATGCGGAAGAGCAGGAAACGCTGGAGCCGTGGGAGCGCAAGCTGCTGGAACAGCGCAACATGGGCAAGCATTTGTACCTGGTCGACTTTTCGAATATCGGCGGCCTGGTGATGCCCTTGATCCTGGAAATCGAACTGAAAAGCGGCAAGAAGATTATCGAGCGCGTGCCGGCCGAAGTGTGGCGCTATGCGCCGCACAAGATCAGCAAGGTGATCGTCACGGACGAACCGATGGTGGGCCTGGTGCAGGACCCGTACTGGGAGACGGCCGACATCGACACCAGCAACAATGCGTGGCCGAGAAAAATCACGCCGTCGCGCCTGGAACTGTTCAAGCAGGACCGCGACAAGAACAACCTGATGAAGGATTTTAATACGCCGCTCAAGGCGCCCGACGCCAAGGCCGAGGCCAAGCCGGAAGCAAAATAG